The proteins below are encoded in one region of Solidesulfovibrio fructosivorans JJ]:
- a CDS encoding NYN domain-containing protein, translating into MDRVAIFVDAGYFCTGGGSSIAGRKTKRREVNVKIDNTIAFLKEKSKKLSGLPLLRIYWYDGALSQNLTTEQQYIASAADVKLRLGTVNGYGEQKGVDARIVTDLTELSRLNAICDAVLLAGDEDLRIGVELAQAQGVRVHLLSIQNSGCSTPLRREADTCSEISIDEIKNLISISDTDSSTQSQTLECSATASSSITRVSDLDSDLQSIIDTYLERLSIPAKDLLVAAIAADNSQIPSEHDSKLLGIAKDKFGRFLYSEEKQELRNAFKERILADAPTNMEK; encoded by the coding sequence ATGGATAGGGTCGCCATCTTTGTTGACGCCGGATATTTTTGCACTGGTGGAGGTTCGTCAATCGCTGGGCGAAAGACCAAGCGAAGAGAGGTCAATGTAAAAATTGACAATACAATTGCATTCCTTAAGGAAAAATCTAAAAAATTAAGCGGATTACCGCTGCTCAGGATATATTGGTATGATGGCGCATTATCTCAAAACCTTACAACTGAGCAGCAGTATATAGCATCTGCTGCTGATGTAAAATTAAGACTTGGCACCGTCAACGGATATGGCGAACAAAAGGGCGTTGATGCTAGAATCGTTACTGACCTTACAGAACTTTCCAGACTCAATGCCATATGTGATGCAGTTTTATTAGCAGGTGATGAAGACTTAAGAATTGGAGTTGAACTTGCCCAAGCTCAAGGTGTGCGTGTACATTTATTAAGCATACAAAATTCAGGCTGCTCAACACCTCTCAGAAGAGAGGCTGACACTTGTTCAGAAATATCTATTGATGAAATAAAAAATCTCATTTCTATAAGCGACACAGATTCTTCCACACAATCACAGACATTAGAATGTTCTGCGACTGCCTCGTCTTCTATCACTCGCGTCTCAGATCTTGACTCTGATCTTCAATCTATTATAGATACTTATCTTGAAAGATTAAGTATCCCTGCAAAAGATCTGTTAGTGGCGGCAATAGCAGCAGACAACTCTCAAATTCCATCCGAACATGACAGCAAATTACTTGGGATTGCAAAAGATAAATTTGGAAGATTCCTTTACTCAGAAGAAAAACAAGAATTAAGAAATGCATTTAAAGAAAGGATTTTGGCCGATGCCCCCACTAATATGGAAAAATAA
- a CDS encoding DUF4113 domain-containing protein — MWTDNPLRRRGWPALATSHTGDIVKIAVKILEKIFRRGFRYKKVGMMLSGLERLGNRQLSLLTPTTEPDPRGERLMATMDAINARFGRDMICLAACGVEQGWKMKQAARSPRYTTAWGELAVAKAGLK; from the coding sequence TTGTGGACAGATAATCCTTTAAGGAGGAGAGGTTGGCCTGCCCTGGCCACGTCGCATACCGGCGACATAGTCAAGATCGCTGTGAAGATCCTGGAGAAGATTTTCCGTCGTGGATTCCGCTACAAGAAAGTCGGGATGATGCTCTCAGGCCTGGAAAGGCTGGGTAACCGCCAACTTTCCTTACTGACGCCCACCACTGAACCGGACCCCAGAGGTGAACGCCTCATGGCCACCATGGACGCGATCAACGCCCGATTCGGGCGGGATATGATTTGCTTAGCAGCGTGCGGGGTAGAGCAGGGATGGAAGATGAAACAGGCCGCGAGGTCGCCACGGTACACCACGGCGTGGGGAGAGTTGGCGGTGGCTAAGGCAGGGCTAAAATAA